CAAGGTTCGATGTGAAAGCAACTGTTGAAGTTTGAGGTTGGCTCTTCAAAGCATTCCTCATCAAATGTCACCCTTACACATTGGCTAATTAGGTCTAGACACTTACttggctttcttccttttcccacaaTATCATTTAATACATGTCGACAAGTGAAAATGTACAACCCTCTGAAAACAAAGCAAGTGGCTTTACCCCTGTTTCCATTATAGTCCCAAAGTATGAGCCCAGTGGAATCCATGAAGCGTGAAAGAAGTTTGACCATTTGATCTGGAGTAGAGCTTTTTGCCACTTCACTGAGCTTCTTCTTATGGGCTTTGAAAAGCGACTCTTCTTTACTATTCTCACTCTCTTCCTTGATATATGCTCTCACTTTCTCCAATTCTGCTGCCCAAGagctctcctttctctctacaTCAATCTGAAAGAGCTTACCCTCTAACACATCTACTGGCTGGCTGTTTGCTACAACGGTGTCATTATTAACGAGTTTCCAATGGTCACTCTCTACAAAAGAGCGAAACCTGCCATCCTTTCTCAGAGTGGTCTTGATGGTCTCTCCCTTGAAACCATAGACACAGAGTTTGGTACCTTCCTTGTGAAGGTCCCTGCACCTAAGAATCCTTTGCTCCCTATTCCCGACTGCATGAATGTAAAATACAACGCACTCAGCAGATGACTGGTCAAAGTGGCCACACActccattattttctttctcctcactttcagttttgaaaaatgtaatGACCACATGGCTGCCGTGTGGAAAACAACAGAGGGGCATACCGAGGTTTATGTACCCTTCTGTTCCCTCTTTGCCACACACCAGCATTTCTTTATCTGGCtgtttttctatctctcttttgACAAGGTCTTGGGAGTTCAGGGCCTCATATAAGCTACGTGTCTCCCTATGGGTGAGAATGCGGAGATATTTCTTGCTGTTTCCCCCCACGGTGATCTTGATTGTTTTAGTTGGGAGAGTGTTCTGATCTTGTCGAGGTCTCTTAGAAGAATAGAGTCTTTGCTCTTGGTTGTTAGATGTCTCATTTGGTCTTTTTCGGGATCCCATTTGCATTTGCGAATTCTTGGGATCCTTCTGCTCTTCTTGAGGGATCTAGAAAGAAATGATAGatacttcaaaatttggattCCAACTCTAATTCTTAGTTTAACTCATTAATATGCAATTCAAAGATTCAATGATAATGTTTAAATCAGAACTTAACTCAAGATCCAAAATACAAGCCCAGCCCCTCTAACTTATCTTTCAGATAATCTCTTCCTATTGCACATGACTCCTTTCCCCCAAAAATGGACAGTAAGAAACACAATTGTTTCCCAGATGTTTCACTGTCAGTTTCCATAAAACCTTTTCAAgtcttttgtgttattttcagCAATGCAGCTTTTATCTTTTCCA
This genomic stretch from Microtus ochrogaster isolate Prairie Vole_2 unplaced genomic scaffold, MicOch1.0 UNK56, whole genome shotgun sequence harbors:
- the LOC102000867 gene encoding protein FAM111A-like, which produces MQMGSRKRPNETSNNQEQRLYSSKRPRQDQNTLPTKTIKITVGGNSKKYLRILTHRETRSLYEALNSQDLVKREIEKQPDKEMLVCGKEGTEGYINLGMPLCCFPHGSHVVITFFKTESEEKENNGVCGHFDQSSAECVVFYIHAVGNREQRILRCRDLHKEGTKLCVYGFKGETIKTTLRKDGRFRSFVESDHWKLVNNDTVVANSQPVDVLEGKLFQIDVERKESSWAAELEKVRAYIKEESENSKEESLFKAHKKKLSEVAKSSTPDQMVKLLSRFMDSTGLILWDYNGNRGKATCFVFRGLYIFTCRHVLNDIVGKGRKPSKCLDLISQCVRVTFDEECFEEPTSNFNSCFHIEPWLLISDDTLDYAVLKLKENGQHVPAGLYNNGIALVLPSELIYMVGHENGNKVFDRCAVVTQGKRKEKSQQFVHGTEAAGHSHYSKLLPMCTKRSFQEMNVNPNDFTYNIFYNGSSGSPLFDCKGSLVAMHTVGLICEYESRVYNVIEVGIKMESILADIKQKHKLWYEDVCVKQQEVVMRSEEFTDQEDVDMHSEEFIDQEDVDMHSEEF